A genomic stretch from Anoplopoma fimbria isolate UVic2021 breed Golden Eagle Sablefish chromosome 8, Afim_UVic_2022, whole genome shotgun sequence includes:
- the LOC129094916 gene encoding granzyme B(G,H)-like → MFIHCDLLILILVLTLDGRVHAGKIIGGSEAVPHSRPYMVLVERNWNNGSKAFCGGFLLNEDFVMTAAHCQASSYKISLGAHDVSKKNEIQIISVDQAFPRRDYNPANFRNDIMVLKLSSKARFSENVKPIALAGKGDANLPKSCSTSGWGATEKIKMYMSSVLREINVTLVDNEDCARANLYCAEGEAGVGHGDSGGPLVCEDKKAYGVVSTRFIPKSLSSVIQRFTQIPDQRSWIDSTMMKALKNYNN, encoded by the exons ATGTTCATCCACTGTGACCTGCTAATACTGATACTTGTGCTGACTCTTGATGGCCGAG ttCATGCAGGTAAAATCATTGGAGGTTCTGAGGCTGTGCCGCACAGCAGGCCGTACATGGTGCTTGTGGAGCGAAACTGGAATAATGGTTCAAAAGCATTCTGTGGTGGTTTCCTTCTGAATGAGGATTTTGTGATGACTGCAGCCCACTGCCAAGCCAG TTCCTACAAAATCTCTCTAGGAGCTCACGATGTCtcaaaaaagaatgaaatacaGATCATATCTGTGGACCAAGCATTTCCAAGGAGAGACTACAATCCAGCTAATTTCAGAAATGACATAATGGTTCTCAAG TTGAGCTCCAAGGCACGTTTCAGCGAAAACGTGAAACCCATTGCTCTCGCAGGCAAAGGTGATGCCAATCTGCCAAAATCATGTTCCACCTCGGGCTGGGGAGCAACAGAAAAGATCAAGATGTACATGTCTTCGGTACTCAGGGAGATCAATGTCACACTTGTTGACAACGAGGACTGTGCTAGGGCGAACTTGTACTGCGCTGAGGGAGAGGCTGGAGTGGGTCAT ggagACTCTGGTGGTCCACTGGTCTGTGAAGATAAAAAGGCGTACGGTGTGGTGTCCACAAGGTTCATACCAAAATCACTCAGCTCGGTGATCCAACGGTTTACTCAGATTCCTGACCAAAGAAGCTGGATCGACTCGACCATGATGAAAGCgttaaaaaattataataattga
- the LOC129095009 gene encoding granzyme B-like — protein sequence MFIHCDLLILMLVLTLDGRVHTGEIIGGHEAVPHSRPYMVLVEGYHEDGSTIYCGGFLLNEEFVVTAAHCRARFYNILLGLHDHRKKEGIQRLCVKQEYQHKDFNTNDFNNDIMLLKLSSKAHFNNNVKPIALAGKDDVNLPKACFTSGWGATGKINTYMSPVLREINVTLVDNEDCARANLYCAEGEDGPSIGDSGGPLVCEDETAYGVVCAAFGHGSNENKSYTKIPEFRDWIDSIMNKL from the exons ATGTTCATCCACTGTGACCTGCTAATACTGATGCTTGTGCTGACTCTTGATGGCCGAg TGCACACAGGGGAAATCATTGGAGGTCATGAGGCTGTGCCGCACAGCAGGCCATACATGGTGCTTGTGGAGGGATACCACGAGGATGGTTCAACAATATACTGTGGTGGCTTCCTTCTGAATGAGGAGTTTGTGGTGACTGCAGCCCACTGCCGTGCCAG gttctacaacATCTTACTAGGACTTCACGATCACCGAAAAAAAGAGGGAATACAGCGTTTATGTGTGAAGCAAGAATATCAACATAAAGACTTCAATACCAATgattttaataatgacatcatgcttcttaag TTGAGCTCCAAGGCACATTTCAACAACAACGTGAAACCCATTGCTCTCGCAGGCAAAGATGATGTCAATCTGCCAAAAGCATGTTTCACCTCGGGCTGGGGAGCAACAGGAAAGATCAACACGTACATGTCTCCGGTACTCAGGGAGATCAATGTCACACTTGTTGACAACGAGGACTGTGCTAGGGCGAACTTGTACTGCGCTGAGGGAGAGGATGGACCGAGTATT gGAGACTCTGGTGGTCCACTGGTCTGTGAAGATGAAACTGCGTATGGTGTGGTGTGCGCCGCTTTTGGACACggatcaaatgaaaataaatcatatactAAGATTCCTGAGTTCAGAGACTGGATCGATTCGATCATGAATAAGCTGTGA